The Candidatus Nitrospira nitrificans genomic interval CCGGTTGCAAGAGAGCGGTGGATTTTCACGTCCGGAAATCGGTCGCCTTCATAAACTCATGATCGAACATCAGGACGGTCTTCGGGAGACGTGGGATGAATACTTCGCCGATTGAGATCTCAGTGCCGGTAGCAGAAACAGTGACGGTGACGGAAGACACGTTAACCGTAGAACTGAGCGACGGAAGGAGTTTGTCCGTACCACTCGCCTGGTTTCCTCGATTGATCCACGCGACACCGGCAGAACGCAAGAACTGGCGTTTGATTGGCCGAGGGTACGGTATTCACTGGAGCAAACTTGATGAGGACATCAGCATCGAAGGCCTCCTCGCCGGCAAACCGTCGGGGGAAAGCCAGGCCTCGTTCAAGAAATGGCTCTCCGCTCGCAGGTCCAGTGGAACGCGAGGTTCTGTGAGACGGGCCCCCAATGGTCGCCACTAACTACTCCCATCAACTTTTCCTCGCCGCCACCTTCATCGATCGCCTACACGAGGCCACGCAACCCCTCACGAGTCGCACGATCAGGATGTGAATGTATTCTGCATGTATGCACTCCGTCGGAAAACTCCGCAGACACTCGTAGACCCCAAGGCCCCTTGCTCCCTTGCGCATCCGCGGCATATGATCGCGGCATGCAGGTTCAACTCAGCCATCCCGCACGAACCATTGAGGTCAAAGGTCCGAAGAAGGCGAAAGATCTCTTCAAAGAACTCAATCTCGTGGTCGAGGCGCATTTGATCATACGCGGCGATGAACTCGTGACCGAAGACGAGATGCTCTACGACCAGGACCAGATCGAGATCCGTCCGGTCATCTCCGGCGGCTCTCCGTGTTTCACGCTTTACGAGTCTCGCTTCGCGAATCGAGCATGAACTGCACGAAATGCAAAACCCGAGCAGTGATCGACCTCCCCCGCCACAATGCCGCCTTCTGCAAAGGCTGCTTCAATACCTATGTGCATGACCAGGTCAGCCGAGCCATCAAGTCTGAAAAGATGTTCGGAAAGGATGATCGCATCCTAGTGGCGGTCTCGGGCGGGAAAGATAGCCTGGCTCTCTGGGATATTCTCCTTAAGATGGGTTACAAAGCCGACGCTCTCTATGTAGACCTCGGCATCGGCGGCTATTCGAAAGTGTCCCATGCCAAAGTCGTCCGGTTTGCCGAAACGGTCGCCACGCCGATCGGCGCAGTCCTGCATGTCCATATTGTCGAGCAGGAAGCCGGCGCCGGCATCAAGGAACTGGCCATGCTGATTCATCGTCCGACCTGTTCCACCTGCGGCACCATCAAACGGTACCAGTTCAATCGCGTCGCGTTGGAACACAAATACGATGTGATGGCGACCGGACACAATCTCGACGATGAAGCGGCCCGCCTGCTGGGCAACGTGCTCCGCTGGCAGGAAGAGTATTTGGACAAGCAGTCCCCCAGCCTGCCGGCCTCTCTCGACGGCTTTGCCAAGAAAGTGAAGCCGCTTTTTCGCCTATCCGAGCGCGAATTGGCGGCCTATTCGGTGCTCAATCGCATCGACTACATCGTGGAAGAGTGTCCGATGGCCAAAGGCGCGCGAACCCTTCTCTATAAAGAAGTGTTGAATCGGCTTGAGACAGAATCCCCGGGCACCAAGCAGGCCTTCTACTGCGGGTTTCTGGATAAACAACGGAAACCGGATACCGCCCTCTCCACGATGACGGAAAAGGATCAGGCCATATTGCGCCCCTGTACGACCTGTGGCCAGCCGACCACCGGCGATGTCTGCTCCTACTGTAAAATGATGGTGCGTGCCAAGGCGCACAGCGTGTAAACCACCACCATCCTTGCGCGTGGCATGGCTGTCTCCCGCATAAACTCAGCAGGCTCGCGGCAGGCCCGACCTAGGCCACTACGTCCTTGTGCTCTCTGGAATACGGTATCGTTGTTTGATGGCCGTCACGATCTGTTTCGCTTCTGCTTCATCAAGTCCAGCCCCGAATCGATAGGTTCTCGCTCCATGATCGAAGGCGATCACTCCACCACCGACTCCCCATAATTGAAGACTCGATGAAAAATCGAACGGATTGACGTCGATCTGGGCCACCCGTAAATCGCGCATCCGCACAAGATCATATTCCTTGTCAAAACCGAATCCTCCGATGTCACGCCTGGTTTTGAACGTCTGCCCCTGTACTGTAAGAATTTCCTTCCCCATCACCTGCCAAAACCATGCAAAGATGGCCAACGCTCCGCCGACCGTCCAGACTCCAAGCCAGGTCAGCATGAAGACTTCTCCCACCGGCGGAGCATCCCCGTTAAGAAGCTGCAGGGTGACCATGATTTCACCTACCCCCCAACCACAAATCCAAAACCCCAGAACGCACATTACCAACCAACTGCGCCGGCAAGGCATGACGATACGGAGCCCCTGCGACGTATCCGCGATGGTGATTCGAAAGTCCGTTGGTTGTCTCTTGGCCATCGAGCTCTCACGCTGAAACGGTCGGCATTATTACACGGATGAGACGCCGCCTCCACAAGTTGTCCGTGACGGTCTGCAGGCACTTCTGATTGAGTCTGGATGCCCAATATAATCTAGCACTTATGATGAGAGCAGCATCTGTTCAGTGAATTACTAGCTGCTTTCGTCGAGGCTCAAACGAATTGGACAGGGTGGGATTTTTGACAGGTCACATCCTGGCTACCGTTCTATCAGCCGTGGAATATGCGTTAATTGATCTGAGCCACGAACTCATACCGGCCGTCGCGCAAGCTCGGCATACACTCAAACGCCGATCGATACCTCAATGATCGCACACTGTTTCTCGTCATGCTGTGAGTCGTGGGGTCAGTGAGCCGGAATATTGGGGCCAATTTTCTCTAGGATGACTTGCCTGACCTGCTTGGCGAAGCGTTTGGAGACCTCCAGGTTTTTTAAGACATGGCCTGATTCTGAAACATTGTACGTTGCCGGTGGGACCTGCGTCGTGATCGTGGCCTCAAAGACGACCGCCAGCACCTTACTCGGTTTTCCTGTCTTTCGATCGACTCCATAGGCTTCCTTCAGCGAAACCTTCGGCAACACTTCGACATCGGGGCTTGCCGGGACATGCGGCTTCAACAAGCCGGACCGACTGCGATTCTCCTCGATGAGCTTGATGATGGGATCTGCCTCGAATTCGCTTCGAATCTGCTCCGCCACCACCCCTTTTGATCGCTCGGCCTTTTCCATTTGCGTATCCAGCACGGGTTGGGCAAGACTGACATAAATAGGATCATTCGGCTGCCGTTTTAGCGCCCGGCTCAGCTGTTCAAGTCGGTCGGCTCGCTTCGCGCTGAGCGGTTCTCCAATCCCCTGCGCAGCAGCCTGCTGCTGCGCCCTTG includes:
- a CDS encoding ATP-binding protein; this encodes MNCTKCKTRAVIDLPRHNAAFCKGCFNTYVHDQVSRAIKSEKMFGKDDRILVAVSGGKDSLALWDILLKMGYKADALYVDLGIGGYSKVSHAKVVRFAETVATPIGAVLHVHIVEQEAGAGIKELAMLIHRPTCSTCGTIKRYQFNRVALEHKYDVMATGHNLDDEAARLLGNVLRWQEEYLDKQSPSLPASLDGFAKKVKPLFRLSERELAAYSVLNRIDYIVEECPMAKGARTLLYKEVLNRLETESPGTKQAFYCGFLDKQRKPDTALSTMTEKDQAILRPCTTCGQPTTGDVCSYCKMMVRAKAHSV
- a CDS encoding DUF2442 domain-containing protein, whose product is MNTSPIEISVPVAETVTVTEDTLTVELSDGRSLSVPLAWFPRLIHATPAERKNWRLIGRGYGIHWSKLDEDISIEGLLAGKPSGESQASFKKWLSARRSSGTRGSVRRAPNGRH
- a CDS encoding MoaD/ThiS family protein, with the translated sequence MQVQLSHPARTIEVKGPKKAKDLFKELNLVVEAHLIIRGDELVTEDEMLYDQDQIEIRPVISGGSPCFTLYESRFANRA